The Thermodesulfobacteriota bacterium genome contains the following window.
CGACCACCGAATCGCCGAAGGTCAAGGCGGTGGACTGCCAGCCGCCGCCGGCATCCCGGGAGGTCCAGACCCCGGCCTCATCCGCCGAGTCCGTATAGAGGAGGGAGGAGTCGTGGGGGTCCACCACCACGGCCTTGCGGTCGCCGCCGTACGGGCCAAAGCCACCCCGCCAACTCGCCTCCGCCGGGGCCAGGTCCAACAGCGCCGCCAGAGCCAAAGCGGCCAGGAACGAAGCGACAGCACCGTGCATCTGCCTACCCCTCCTCGATATAGCCCAGGCTCTTGAGGCGCTCGATGAGCGCCTCCTTCTCTTCGGGAGTCACCGCGGCCCCCTTTTTGAGGGCCGGACCCTGGCCGGCAGCCCCGCCGCTTGCGGCCGGTAGCGCACCCGCCAGTTGGGGAAAGACCTCGGCCAGCACCCGGCCGTCCATGTGGGCCGGCACCGGCTCGCCCAGGAGGGCGAGGATGGTGGGGGCGAGATCAATGATCCGGGCCTGGACCCCGGCCTGGGGCGCCACGCCCGGGCCATGGGCCAGGAAGATCCCCTCCAGCCGGTGGGTGCCGGTGTGGGGATAGTCCGAGGCGTCCACCATCAGACGATCGCCGAAGATCGTCTCCCCCTGATCAATGCCCTTCTTGGTGAAGCAGGCATAATCCTGCCAGACGATGACCAGATCCGGCGCCTGGTCCAGGCAGGGGCCGTGGTAGAGCTCGTGCCGGCGCCGTACCGCCGCCACCAGGGGCTGGCCGCTGGCCGGGTCGGTGAGGGTGGCGAGCCGGTCCATGATCTCCCGGCAGACCCGATCATAGTCGGCCGGTGGGACGATGCCTTCGGGCTCCCGGCCCTGGAGGTTCAGGCGGATGTTGCCGTACATGCCGCTGGCATAGGCCCGGGTTTGTGACCAGTCGACCCCGGAGCGGAGGATGGCGCGGTCAAGACGGTTCTTCACGCCAGGAAGCCCGGCCCGCAGGGCCTTGCGCAGCCCGGTAGGCAGCAGACGGCGCAGGGCGGACTTGGCGCGGCGGGCCAGGCTGCCGGCGCCGGCGGCCGCTGGCCGGGCCAGGAAGCCCTCCCGGGCCAGCCAGTTGTCCAGGTAGACCAGGTGGCGGATCGGGCCGGCGCCGTGGTCGGACATGACCAGGACCGTGACGTCCGGCGGTAGTGCTGCCAGAAAGCGGCCCAGCTGGCGGTCCACCTCGGCGTAAACCCCTTCGATG
Protein-coding sequences here:
- a CDS encoding alkaline phosphatase family protein, with product MKNRVFVFGIDGGTFSVIRPAVAAGRLPVLGRLLAEGAHGDLESTVQPITPMAWSSFATGVNAGKHGIFDFARLEGGRPRLNTAGDRAAPAVWSLLSAAGRPATVVNVPFTYPPEEIHGIMIPGFDAPRVERAIFHPEALYDELTARFGPYRLDWTFPIGQRLDLERYLQTIRDTVRHRGDTGLYLLDRQPWDLFVIVFTSTDHAQHVFWQHPEGQAIIEGVYAEVDRQLGRFLAALPPDVTVLVMSDHGAGPIRHLVYLDNWLAREGFLARPAAAGAGSLARRAKSALRRLLPTGLRKALRAGLPGVKNRLDRAILRSGVDWSQTRAYASGMYGNIRLNLQGREPEGIVPPADYDRVCREIMDRLATLTDPASGQPLVAAVRRRHELYHGPCLDQAPDLVIVWQDYACFTKKGIDQGETIFGDRLMVDASDYPHTGTHRLEGIFLAHGPGVAPQAGVQARIIDLAPTILALLGEPVPAHMDGRVLAEVFPQLAGALPAASGGAAGQGPALKKGAAVTPEEKEALIERLKSLGYIEEG